The Parachlamydia acanthamoebae genome includes a region encoding these proteins:
- the nuoL gene encoding NADH-quinone oxidoreductase subunit L, with protein sequence MPYAILIGLFLPLAGFLTLMFSSDFIGRRLTGVIACTTLFISFLCFSGVVYHYVQTDLKPFNLELYQWISTAKIKADFSLHIDSISLLMTLIITGVGFLIHLYSIGYMGHDKDYARYFACLNFFVFAMLLLVLAANLLLLFVGWEGVGLASYLLIGFWYESSAAAAAATKAFVVNRIGDLGLLLGLLLTFYLFGTSDITEISQRVSQGFLVGAPILSVLTLLYFVGAVGKSAQLPLHVWLPDAMEGPTPVSALIHAATMVTAGVYLVVRMRYVFLATPDTMHFVGYVGAATALFAALCALGQTDLKRVLAYSTVSQLGYMFLACGVGAFYAAMFHLTTHAFVKALLFLSAGNVVHAMEGNTDMRKMGGLYKFLPKTNILFLIGVLALSGIPPFSAFFSKDLILEEEYLAGFKKLFYIGLLTSLLTAFYLTRAYCLTFIGKMHIEEKILKTINEVPRVMILPVALLAFLSIVGGFLGFGIGEQTPLEYFLAGHDPSMEDKVLEENIFFSPETWLSIIGGILAVCAAVIAYTRYTDDLKGPLPLLNKAFYVDTIYEKGIIRPLKALAQSITSFFEPRLFDDSIKILSHGVQRGAGYLQKIQSGQIRSYVAWMAMGMVILIFYLGF encoded by the coding sequence ATGCCATATGCCATTTTGATCGGACTTTTTTTACCACTTGCAGGTTTCTTAACACTTATGTTTTCCTCCGATTTTATTGGAAGACGTTTGACCGGTGTGATTGCTTGCACAACCCTATTTATTTCGTTTCTCTGTTTTTCAGGTGTTGTTTACCACTACGTACAAACAGATTTGAAACCGTTTAATTTAGAGCTATACCAATGGATTTCAACAGCAAAAATTAAAGCCGATTTTTCTTTGCACATTGATTCTATTTCGCTGTTGATGACTTTAATTATTACGGGGGTTGGATTCCTTATTCATCTCTATTCGATTGGATATATGGGCCACGATAAAGATTATGCGCGGTACTTTGCCTGCTTAAACTTTTTCGTATTCGCCATGTTATTGTTAGTCTTAGCTGCAAATCTACTGCTTTTGTTTGTTGGTTGGGAAGGAGTTGGACTGGCTTCTTATCTTTTGATTGGGTTTTGGTACGAAAGTTCGGCAGCAGCGGCGGCAGCAACAAAAGCTTTTGTAGTGAATCGCATTGGAGATTTAGGTTTATTACTTGGACTTCTATTAACATTCTATCTTTTTGGGACAAGTGACATTACAGAAATTTCTCAGCGAGTTTCACAAGGCTTTTTGGTTGGGGCACCTATCCTATCTGTTTTGACCCTTTTATATTTTGTGGGAGCGGTCGGAAAATCAGCGCAACTTCCTTTACACGTGTGGTTGCCAGATGCGATGGAAGGCCCTACTCCAGTTTCGGCCCTTATCCATGCGGCGACAATGGTGACTGCGGGTGTATATCTCGTTGTCAGGATGCGATATGTTTTTTTAGCAACGCCTGATACCATGCATTTTGTAGGATATGTAGGAGCGGCTACAGCATTGTTTGCTGCATTATGTGCATTGGGACAAACCGATCTTAAACGAGTTTTAGCTTATTCGACGGTGAGTCAATTGGGTTATATGTTTTTAGCTTGTGGTGTTGGGGCCTTCTATGCGGCCATGTTTCACTTAACCACACATGCCTTTGTGAAAGCACTCCTTTTCCTTTCCGCTGGTAACGTTGTGCATGCGATGGAAGGGAATACAGACATGCGCAAGATGGGCGGGTTGTACAAGTTTTTACCTAAAACCAATATTCTTTTTTTAATTGGTGTATTGGCTTTGTCCGGTATCCCTCCTTTTTCCGCATTCTTTAGTAAGGATTTGATCCTTGAAGAAGAGTACCTCGCAGGCTTTAAAAAGCTATTTTACATTGGATTATTGACTTCGCTTTTAACAGCTTTTTACTTAACACGCGCCTATTGTCTAACCTTCATAGGAAAAATGCACATTGAAGAAAAGATCTTAAAGACAATCAATGAGGTTCCTCGAGTCATGATTTTGCCAGTCGCTTTGCTGGCTTTTTTATCAATTGTAGGGGGATTCCTAGGATTTGGAATTGGTGAACAAACCCCACTGGAATATTTCTTGGCAGGGCACGATCCTAGCATGGAAGATAAAGTGTTGGAAGAAAATATTTTCTTCTCTCCTGAGACATGGCTATCCATTATAGGAGGGATTTTAGCTGTTTGTGCGGCAGTCATTGCTTACACACGCTATACAGATGATCTAAAAGGCCCTCTTCCTTTGCTTAATAAAGCCTTTTATGTCGATACCATTTATGAAAAAGGGATTATAAGACCTTTAAAAGCTTTGGCACAATCAATTACAAGCTTTTTTGAACCCCGTTTATTTGATGACTCGATAAAAATTTTAAGTCATGGTGTGCAAAGGGGTGCTGGTTATTTACAGAAAATTCAAAGCGGGCAGATTCGCTCATACGTGGCATGGATGGCTATGGGAATGGTCATTTTGATTTTTTACTTAGGATTTTGA
- a CDS encoding hydantoinase/oxoprolinase N-terminal domain-containing protein, with product MKKQRYKIGIDIGGTNTDVVLVNSETKITAYTKVATTREVNDGIRVGLKQIMNDTKIKGEDISGIFLGTTQAVNAIHQRHHLNRVGVIRIAGHHPQSLPSCYSWPQELRDTLYVGTETVDGGFECNGDLITPINPPQIRKAVENLQKQKMESLAIVGVFASLNPCHELLAKEISQEVTKGKIPISLSHQIGGAGFVERENSTILNAALKSVMSNVFKNLVVTCSDLGIACPIWVTQNNGSILDLAHAIEYPVLTISAGPTNSFIGGAKLAQIDDAIIIDIGGTSTDIGVIRRGIPRQCLNNSKIGGISLNFSIPDVCSIGLGGGSHVTIERNKVEIDSKSCGNRTFIESVSFGGKQLTLTDVALALGHLDIPGARPKNVTLSHRGCKVVMDEALRKIYDLISNISPEERSLPIVMIGGGASLLPKNLLGGRCIIPPYAHVANAFGAALAEISATVDTVVSLVEREKVLEDLRQQSIQLAIQKGADFKTIKVVDLEILPYHYIPNQMARVIVRASGSQIAF from the coding sequence ATGAAAAAACAAAGATACAAAATCGGCATTGATATAGGTGGAACAAATACTGATGTTGTGCTTGTCAATTCTGAAACAAAAATCACAGCTTACACCAAAGTTGCGACGACTCGAGAAGTGAATGATGGCATTCGCGTTGGCCTAAAGCAAATCATGAATGACACAAAAATCAAGGGAGAGGATATTTCAGGGATTTTTTTAGGAACAACCCAGGCGGTCAATGCCATCCATCAAAGGCATCATCTTAATCGTGTTGGAGTCATCCGCATAGCTGGGCATCACCCTCAATCTCTCCCCTCCTGCTATTCTTGGCCACAAGAGTTACGTGATACCCTTTATGTCGGAACGGAAACAGTCGATGGGGGCTTTGAATGCAATGGTGACTTGATTACGCCCATTAATCCTCCACAAATCCGCAAAGCAGTCGAAAATCTCCAGAAACAAAAGATGGAAAGTTTAGCAATTGTAGGGGTGTTTGCTTCTCTTAATCCCTGCCACGAACTCCTTGCCAAAGAAATCAGCCAAGAAGTCACAAAGGGCAAAATTCCGATTTCCTTGTCTCATCAAATTGGCGGTGCAGGATTCGTTGAAAGAGAAAATTCAACCATTTTGAATGCAGCCTTGAAATCTGTCATGTCAAATGTTTTCAAAAACCTTGTGGTCACCTGCAGTGACTTAGGTATTGCCTGTCCCATTTGGGTGACGCAAAATAATGGAAGCATCTTAGATCTTGCACACGCCATCGAATATCCTGTTTTAACTATTTCCGCGGGACCTACTAATTCATTCATAGGAGGTGCCAAACTGGCTCAGATCGATGATGCGATTATTATTGATATTGGCGGTACATCTACAGACATTGGTGTGATTCGTCGCGGTATTCCAAGACAATGTTTAAATAATTCAAAAATTGGTGGAATTAGCTTAAATTTTTCCATTCCTGATGTTTGTTCTATTGGACTAGGTGGAGGTAGCCACGTCACAATCGAACGCAATAAGGTAGAAATTGACTCTAAAAGCTGCGGAAATCGCACCTTTATTGAATCTGTCTCATTTGGTGGAAAGCAACTCACCTTAACAGATGTAGCACTAGCGCTTGGTCATTTAGATATCCCTGGTGCACGTCCAAAAAACGTCACCCTCTCTCACCGCGGTTGCAAGGTTGTGATGGACGAGGCTTTAAGAAAAATCTATGATCTCATCTCCAATATCAGCCCAGAGGAACGATCCCTCCCTATTGTGATGATTGGAGGAGGCGCTTCTTTGCTCCCCAAAAACCTTTTGGGTGGACGATGCATTATCCCTCCCTATGCCCATGTGGCAAATGCATTTGGAGCGGCTTTAGCAGAAATTTCAGCAACGGTCGATACGGTTGTCTCCTTGGTGGAGCGGGAAAAAGTTTTAGAAGATTTGCGACAGCAATCCATTCAACTAGCCATTCAAAAAGGTGCAGATTTTAAAACCATTAAAGTTGTAGACTTGGAAATTCTTCCTTATCACTACATCCCTAATCAAATGGCCCGAGTCATTGTCAGGGCATCAGGAAGTCAAATCGCTTTTTAA
- a CDS encoding DUF917 domain-containing protein, translating to MKKLTLDQLDDLTIGSAILGSGGGGDPAYFYMMTKHLMEKLGPVSMIKSSELKPDDLVLPMGMIGAPLVETEKFPTGLEYISLIRDVENVTGKKVTVLMPCEAAGSNAFFPIMVANQLGLPILDADLMGRAFPEVQMCSNRLLGLPSAPAFISDWRGNSVIINAQTPLTLEKIARQITISIGSWGVFADRPMSADEAEKYTIPKSMSRALSIGKVHREAKAAGTDPLEAVLTLCKGFWIGSGKITDIDRAISKGFQKGNVVIQNKNDRMEICFQNEYLLAKCNGKILATTPDIIMLMEQETGEPITSESLRFGLKVNLIALPSPSIWTTKQGLSVVGPRYFGYETDYLPIQKSKQKALALT from the coding sequence ATGAAAAAGCTTACGCTTGATCAACTAGATGATCTCACCATTGGAAGTGCTATTTTAGGCTCTGGTGGTGGTGGTGATCCCGCCTATTTTTACATGATGACAAAGCATCTCATGGAAAAGTTAGGCCCTGTTTCGATGATTAAGAGTTCAGAACTCAAGCCTGATGATCTAGTTCTTCCCATGGGGATGATTGGAGCACCCTTAGTTGAAACAGAAAAATTCCCTACAGGGCTTGAATATATTTCTCTCATTCGAGACGTGGAGAATGTGACGGGCAAAAAAGTTACGGTCTTAATGCCATGTGAAGCTGCTGGAAGCAATGCCTTTTTTCCTATCATGGTTGCCAATCAATTAGGTCTTCCCATTCTAGATGCCGACCTGATGGGTCGCGCATTTCCTGAAGTGCAAATGTGCTCGAATCGCTTATTAGGACTTCCTTCCGCCCCTGCATTTATTTCAGACTGGCGGGGAAATTCTGTGATTATCAATGCACAAACACCCCTAACGCTAGAAAAAATAGCCCGTCAAATCACGATTTCGATTGGATCTTGGGGTGTTTTTGCGGATCGTCCGATGTCAGCAGACGAAGCAGAAAAATACACAATCCCCAAAAGTATGTCTCGTGCCTTATCTATCGGAAAAGTTCATCGTGAAGCAAAAGCTGCCGGTACAGATCCGCTAGAAGCCGTGTTAACACTGTGTAAAGGTTTTTGGATAGGATCTGGTAAAATTACCGATATTGATCGAGCCATTTCTAAGGGATTTCAAAAAGGAAATGTGGTGATCCAAAATAAAAATGACCGTATGGAAATTTGCTTTCAAAATGAATATTTGCTGGCTAAATGCAATGGAAAAATCTTGGCCACCACTCCAGACATCATCATGCTAATGGAACAAGAAACTGGAGAACCTATTACAAGTGAGTCACTTCGATTTGGTTTAAAAGTCAATCTGATTGCCTTGCCTTCTCCTTCTATTTGGACAACAAAGCAAGGGCTTTCCGTCGTGGGACCTCGTTATTTTGGATATGAGACAGATTATTTGCCTATCCAAAAAAGCAAACAAAAAGCCTTGGCATTAACCTGA
- a CDS encoding complex I subunit 4 family protein, with translation MQTLLWLFLIPFLAAILMIIMPRGSGKFLKGIAFLFSLLPLGILLYHHANLNGSSVQLPWLHPLSIEFYLHVDSLSLLFLYLTAIIIPIAILSAWDALSFPRTFYALVLILQGLLIGFFTARDLALFTIFWEGMLIPLYFIINLWGGAQRQSAALKFLIYMIAGSVLMVLAVLSLYFSSATSGMGTFNLDALAKITSHISYTPWLCAVFLLAFSVKTPLFPFHAWLPDAYCQASTPGTILLSSLLSKAGIYGILRISYGLFPLIMQKWNPWLLGFAIAGVFYGGLAAWRQKDFKRLIAYSSLSHVNFILAGLFIWNQASQSGAILQALNHGLTIAGLFLVIGWLEERLGTTSMLETSGLAKYFPHLCWITMIFVLSSVALPGTNNFIGELLILFGLFSKNPWLAGFLGLTVILSVIYMLRFMQKVYFENPTQLKQIWSDVRGKEFMIVFPLIALILWIGLYPEPVLKQIESISHISALTEPQETQ, from the coding sequence ATGCAAACGTTACTATGGTTGTTTTTGATTCCATTTTTGGCTGCCATTTTGATGATCATTATGCCAAGAGGATCAGGAAAATTTTTAAAAGGAATCGCTTTTTTATTCAGTCTTTTGCCGTTAGGAATATTACTGTACCATCATGCGAATTTGAATGGATCCTCTGTTCAGCTACCTTGGCTGCATCCTCTATCGATTGAGTTTTACTTGCATGTGGATTCGCTGTCATTGCTCTTCCTTTATTTAACGGCGATCATCATCCCCATAGCGATCTTATCTGCTTGGGATGCTTTGTCATTTCCTCGTACCTTTTATGCCCTTGTGTTAATTCTACAAGGACTTTTGATTGGATTTTTTACCGCGAGGGACTTAGCTCTTTTTACAATTTTTTGGGAAGGCATGCTGATTCCTCTCTACTTCATTATTAATTTGTGGGGAGGAGCTCAGCGACAATCGGCCGCACTTAAGTTTTTAATTTACATGATTGCTGGTTCCGTTTTGATGGTCTTAGCTGTTCTTTCCCTTTATTTTAGTTCAGCCACAAGTGGTATGGGCACTTTTAATCTGGATGCTCTTGCTAAAATAACCTCACATATTTCGTATACTCCCTGGCTTTGTGCTGTTTTTCTTTTAGCATTCTCAGTCAAAACACCTCTGTTTCCATTTCACGCCTGGTTGCCTGATGCTTACTGTCAAGCCTCCACACCGGGAACCATTCTGCTTTCCTCTCTACTTTCAAAAGCAGGGATTTATGGCATTCTACGCATTAGTTATGGATTATTTCCGCTAATTATGCAGAAATGGAATCCGTGGTTATTAGGATTTGCCATAGCAGGCGTGTTCTATGGGGGATTAGCCGCTTGGCGTCAAAAAGATTTTAAACGCTTAATTGCTTATTCAAGTCTTTCCCATGTCAATTTTATTTTGGCAGGTCTGTTTATCTGGAACCAAGCTTCTCAGTCTGGTGCCATTTTGCAAGCCTTAAACCATGGCTTGACGATTGCAGGTCTTTTTCTGGTGATCGGGTGGTTAGAAGAAAGATTAGGAACGACTTCTATGCTTGAAACAAGTGGATTAGCGAAGTACTTTCCCCATCTTTGCTGGATTACGATGATTTTTGTATTGTCATCCGTGGCTCTACCAGGCACTAATAACTTCATCGGAGAGTTGCTCATTCTTTTTGGGTTGTTCAGTAAAAATCCTTGGTTGGCTGGATTTTTGGGTTTGACCGTGATTTTATCTGTTATTTATATGCTTCGATTCATGCAAAAAGTCTACTTTGAAAATCCCACTCAGCTTAAACAGATCTGGAGTGATGTGCGAGGAAAGGAATTTATGATCGTTTTTCCTTTGATTGCTTTGATCTTATGGATTGGTCTTTATCCTGAGCCCGTATTGAAACAAATTGAATCCATTTCACATATTTCCGCACTCACCGAACCGCAGGAGACTCAATGA
- the epmA gene encoding EF-P lysine aminoacylase EpmA: MNKIALLKDRAQMLSRARQFFSHRGVLEVDCPMISRYAAVDEHIDLIPVQYAGANRRYLHSSPEYGMKRLIVDGMGDIYQLAHVFRDGEYGRKHNPEFMMAEWYRLGFSFNEMILETVDFMRLFLGDIPFTSMTYREAFQNFAGLDYHQATTKELRQYIHDAGIDQIHSIAGEDKDGLLNVILGLVIEPQLGRNGLFVLSHYPASQAALAQTVTHDDEHVAERFEVYFEGVELANGYHELANAQEQRQRFIEANKHREERLGKEPLPIDEHFLAALEKGLPNCCGVAVGFDRLMMLRHHCLSLAEVIPFDWSLA; encoded by the coding sequence ATGAATAAAATTGCACTTCTTAAAGATCGTGCTCAGATGTTATCCAGAGCGCGACAATTTTTCTCTCATCGTGGAGTTTTAGAAGTTGATTGTCCAATGATTAGTCGATATGCCGCTGTAGATGAGCATATCGACTTAATTCCTGTGCAATATGCGGGGGCAAACCGCAGATATTTGCACTCTTCCCCAGAATATGGAATGAAGCGCTTAATTGTGGATGGGATGGGAGATATCTATCAGCTTGCGCATGTTTTCCGTGATGGGGAGTATGGCCGTAAACATAATCCAGAATTTATGATGGCTGAGTGGTATCGTCTGGGCTTTTCTTTCAATGAGATGATCCTCGAAACAGTGGATTTCATGCGTCTTTTTCTAGGGGACATTCCCTTTACTTCGATGACTTATCGAGAAGCCTTCCAAAATTTTGCAGGTCTTGATTATCATCAAGCAACGACAAAAGAGCTGCGTCAATATATTCATGATGCGGGAATCGACCAAATTCATTCCATAGCGGGTGAAGATAAAGATGGTTTGCTGAACGTCATCTTGGGGCTTGTGATAGAGCCTCAGTTAGGTCGAAATGGCTTGTTTGTTCTTTCTCACTATCCCGCTTCGCAAGCTGCTTTGGCTCAGACTGTGACGCATGACGATGAGCATGTAGCGGAGCGTTTCGAAGTCTATTTTGAAGGTGTTGAACTGGCTAATGGCTATCATGAATTGGCGAATGCCCAAGAGCAGCGTCAACGTTTTATTGAAGCCAATAAGCATCGTGAAGAGCGACTAGGAAAAGAGCCTTTACCTATTGATGAGCATTTTTTGGCGGCTTTGGAAAAAGGGTTGCCCAACTGCTGTGGTGTGGCTGTGGGCTTTGATCGTCTCATGATGTTGCGGCATCACTGTTTGTCTCTGGCGGAAGTCATCCCTTTTGATTGGAGTTTAGCTTAG
- a CDS encoding HIT domain-containing protein, whose product MQIHDIDSVNTEIFSILWEGSLTQLENRDGLLAATIKRKVVIGQLSDEEKLELETTVGKMERVFLEAFGCGDFMRCMPLCEERVVSYLLPTERSAKTDELNFEHHVRLMLFALYGKKEKILLTSDQIKKVTVVANGILSGSPQPLPLREATYKVTKTYEAFLLLKEEISQCKGECHLVWNKEWFSSISLSSSCAFCNPKVIQKQDVLETPFNHIISNSKPYTEPEHHLMIIPKRHITTISVSSPEEILDKYSCFSKMCSIVNNYFVCPEVVVVTKIGRKSGQTQSHLHDHVIAFSSDTLQPWMTNWAYEFCQEPNPSPALDESQLRMVQNKWSQLFMENSEVKP is encoded by the coding sequence ATGCAAATACATGATATTGACAGCGTGAATACTGAAATTTTTTCCATATTATGGGAAGGATCTCTGACTCAACTAGAGAATAGAGATGGGCTTTTAGCTGCTACCATAAAGCGAAAGGTTGTCATTGGGCAACTCTCTGACGAAGAAAAGTTGGAACTTGAAACGACCGTTGGTAAGATGGAAAGAGTTTTTCTTGAAGCTTTTGGTTGTGGAGATTTTATGCGTTGCATGCCTCTTTGCGAAGAAAGAGTTGTTTCCTATCTTTTGCCTACAGAGCGCTCTGCTAAAACGGACGAACTTAACTTTGAGCATCATGTACGCCTAATGCTTTTTGCTCTATATGGTAAAAAGGAAAAGATTTTATTAACATCAGACCAGATTAAAAAAGTTACCGTAGTCGCAAATGGAATTTTATCAGGTTCTCCACAACCTCTTCCCTTACGAGAAGCGACTTACAAAGTCACAAAGACTTATGAAGCATTTCTGTTGCTTAAAGAGGAAATTAGCCAGTGCAAAGGGGAATGTCATCTTGTGTGGAATAAAGAATGGTTTTCTAGTATTTCACTTTCGAGTAGTTGTGCCTTTTGCAATCCAAAAGTTATTCAGAAACAAGATGTTTTAGAAACCCCCTTCAATCATATCATTTCTAATTCAAAACCATATACAGAGCCTGAACATCATCTGATGATCATTCCAAAAAGGCATATTACAACCATTTCTGTAAGTAGTCCTGAAGAAATTTTAGATAAATATTCGTGTTTTTCTAAAATGTGTTCTATCGTTAATAATTATTTTGTATGTCCAGAGGTTGTTGTAGTCACTAAAATCGGTCGCAAAAGTGGGCAGACACAATCGCACCTTCATGATCATGTCATTGCTTTTTCTTCTGACACACTGCAGCCGTGGATGACAAATTGGGCTTATGAATTTTGCCAAGAACCAAATCCATCTCCAGCCCTAGATGAGAGCCAATTAAGAATGGTTCAAAATAAGTGGTCTCAGCTTTTCATGGAAAACTCAGAAGTTAAACCATAA
- a CDS encoding NADH-quinone oxidoreductase subunit N has translation MNTVLHFADFASISPLVILLIGALLLILIESFSEVVSRKGAFYVTLAVILVALWATFNSPPVEHPMLAPWLQFDAIGRYFTALFLCIGLGVACLSSTFFQRFEASRGEFYFLLISSIFGLILIATAVDFLVLFLGLETLSIALYILCCYMKKWSISQEAAVKYFLMGSIAAAILLYGIALIYGATGTTHFNALLSGYQGLHSVTDKTLFLSGIALVTMGIAFKAAIVPFHVWAPDVYEGASTPVTAFMAVGTKAGAFAAFVRLFFGVLPQFDPVWNEGIAWLAYLTLIYANFLALRQTQLRRFFAYSGISHAGFLLIPLAAGTPEALPALLFYLVVYVIATLGCFAVLAFLDERSEGVVMQDLHGLFKRSPVLAGIFIVCLLTLGGIPPTVGFFAKFYVFKVAFQAGYYGLIIVGLLTTILSAYYYLRIIAMMLSEAPSENVSPLYSWPAAAVGVISCTLLVLLSCYPAPLFALLNWGT, from the coding sequence ATGAATACGGTGCTGCATTTTGCTGACTTTGCTTCTATCAGCCCGCTAGTGATCCTATTAATAGGGGCTCTTTTACTCATTCTGATTGAGAGTTTTTCTGAAGTGGTATCCAGAAAAGGAGCTTTTTATGTGACTTTAGCGGTAATTTTAGTCGCTCTTTGGGCTACCTTTAATTCTCCTCCTGTTGAACATCCCATGTTGGCTCCTTGGTTGCAGTTTGATGCCATTGGACGCTACTTTACAGCATTATTTTTGTGTATTGGCTTGGGTGTGGCTTGCCTATCTTCGACATTTTTTCAACGGTTTGAAGCCTCAAGAGGGGAATTTTACTTTTTACTAATTTCCTCAATTTTTGGATTGATCTTAATTGCCACTGCTGTGGATTTCTTAGTGCTATTTTTGGGATTGGAAACTCTTTCCATCGCGCTTTATATTTTATGCTGTTACATGAAAAAATGGTCGATTTCGCAAGAAGCGGCGGTTAAGTATTTTTTAATGGGATCTATTGCAGCAGCCATCCTGCTTTATGGAATTGCGTTAATTTATGGTGCAACGGGTACAACACATTTTAATGCCTTATTATCAGGTTACCAAGGACTTCATTCTGTTACAGATAAAACCTTATTTCTAAGTGGTATCGCTTTGGTAACCATGGGGATCGCCTTTAAGGCCGCGATTGTACCTTTTCATGTCTGGGCTCCCGATGTTTATGAAGGAGCCTCTACGCCTGTGACCGCCTTTATGGCAGTAGGAACTAAAGCAGGAGCTTTTGCTGCTTTCGTACGCCTCTTTTTTGGCGTTTTGCCCCAGTTTGATCCGGTTTGGAATGAGGGAATTGCTTGGTTAGCCTATCTGACACTGATCTATGCGAACTTTTTGGCATTGCGCCAAACGCAATTGCGTCGCTTTTTTGCGTACTCAGGAATTTCACACGCAGGATTTTTGCTCATCCCTTTAGCAGCAGGAACACCTGAAGCGTTGCCTGCATTGCTATTTTATTTGGTCGTTTATGTCATCGCCACTTTAGGTTGTTTTGCTGTACTTGCTTTTTTGGATGAGCGAAGTGAAGGAGTCGTCATGCAAGATTTGCACGGCTTATTTAAACGTTCACCGGTATTGGCAGGAATTTTTATTGTGTGTCTTTTAACGCTCGGTGGCATTCCACCAACGGTTGGATTTTTTGCGAAATTTTATGTGTTTAAAGTAGCTTTTCAGGCAGGTTACTATGGTTTGATTATTGTCGGACTTCTGACCACCATTTTGTCAGCCTATTACTATTTAAGAATCATTGCGATGATGCTTTCAGAAGCCCCATCAGAAAACGTCTCGCCTTTATATTCCTGGCCCGCAGCAGCTGTCGGTGTTATTTCGTGCACTTTACTAGTCCTTCTATCATGCTATCCTGCTCCTTTATTTGCTTTATTGAATTGGGGAACGTGA
- the efp gene encoding elongation factor P: MAYVSTNEFKQGLKIEVEGQPYTIVANEFVKPGKGQAFNRVRLKHLMTGRVIERTVKSGDKFELADVVESEMRMLYKESDGVVFMDDKTFEQIKIANQNIGDTMDWLMEDILYEIIFYKGEPVTVEPPTFMEMEIVETSPGIRGDTSGRVLKPAVTASGAKVQVPIFIDQGEIVKVDTRTGEYVSRASS, from the coding sequence ATGGCATATGTGAGTACAAACGAGTTTAAGCAAGGACTCAAAATTGAAGTAGAAGGGCAACCTTATACAATTGTTGCAAATGAATTTGTTAAGCCAGGTAAAGGGCAGGCATTTAACCGTGTTAGACTTAAGCATTTGATGACAGGTCGCGTAATTGAGCGCACGGTTAAATCAGGAGACAAATTTGAACTTGCTGATGTCGTGGAATCGGAAATGCGCATGCTCTATAAAGAATCCGATGGCGTTGTTTTCATGGATGACAAAACATTCGAGCAAATCAAGATTGCGAACCAGAACATTGGGGATACAATGGATTGGCTCATGGAAGATATTCTTTACGAGATTATTTTCTATAAAGGCGAGCCTGTTACTGTAGAGCCTCCAACATTCATGGAAATGGAAATTGTTGAGACTTCTCCTGGCATTCGCGGTGATACATCCGGAAGGGTTTTAAAACCTGCAGTGACAGCAAGTGGCGCAAAGGTTCAAGTGCCAATCTTCATCGACCAAGGTGAAATTGTAAAAGTTGATACACGTACTGGTGAATATGTTTCACGAGCTTCTTCCTAA
- a CDS encoding tetratricopeptide repeat protein, whose protein sequence is MRTIFLYYFLIFNCFLFAENPSSDPLEKWIQATSFMGNKQYTEAIDSYTQALSSFDGVLDKDHFYVLVDRGHAYFELESYQLAIEDFSAVIESDLTLPIDKIRATKGRLKCFAELNLYENFKNDYVYICENDPSYPVVEMNDKFVVIRNLSNFTEQIRTFFCDCLVSFGICKQEDIIFYDSGICIIKRSDPQEEEEFCIHVHQAHLEHEFDLKVVDETHGFIHHQIQLIYSLLHDLYFKFYQLLKEVF, encoded by the coding sequence ATGAGAACAATTTTTCTATATTATTTTCTGATTTTTAACTGTTTTCTTTTTGCTGAGAATCCTTCTTCTGATCCCTTAGAGAAATGGATTCAGGCCACTTCTTTTATGGGAAATAAACAGTATACAGAGGCTATTGACAGCTATACGCAAGCCTTATCTTCCTTTGATGGTGTTTTGGATAAAGACCATTTTTACGTACTCGTTGACAGGGGTCATGCATATTTCGAATTGGAAAGCTATCAACTGGCAATTGAAGATTTCTCCGCAGTCATCGAATCCGATTTAACGCTTCCTATTGATAAAATTCGAGCCACGAAAGGTCGGCTAAAATGTTTTGCTGAATTAAATCTCTACGAAAATTTTAAAAATGATTATGTGTACATTTGCGAAAATGATCCAAGCTATCCTGTTGTTGAAATGAATGATAAATTCGTTGTAATCAGAAATTTAAGTAACTTTACTGAACAAATCAGGACGTTTTTTTGTGATTGTTTAGTCAGCTTTGGGATCTGCAAGCAGGAAGATATCATTTTTTATGATTCAGGGATTTGCATAATAAAAAGAAGTGATCCTCAAGAGGAAGAGGAGTTTTGTATCCATGTACATCAAGCACATTTAGAGCATGAATTTGATTTAAAAGTGGTAGATGAAACTCACGGCTTTATACACCATCAGATCCAACTCATCTATTCGCTTCTTCACGACCTATATTTTAAATTCTATCAATTATTGAAAGAAGTCTTTTAG